Proteins encoded in a region of the Mixophyes fleayi isolate aMixFle1 chromosome 5, aMixFle1.hap1, whole genome shotgun sequence genome:
- the ALG2 gene encoding alpha-1,3/1,6-mannosyltransferase ALG2, translating into MGPSVLFIHPDLGIGGAERLVVDAALALKSRGCQVQVWTAHYDISHCFSETLDSGIPIRCCGDWLPRSIFGKCLALCAYIRMIFLAFYVVFLSGEQFDVVFCDQVSACIPVFKLARNRKRVLFYCHFPDQLLTQRTLLIKKIYRAPIDWLEERTTGMADCIVVNSQFTSKIFKKTFTSLPHIEPDVLYPSLNVSNFKYSVSDDLSEFVPVKRDVVFLSINRYERKKNLNLALESLSSLRSKLNLLEWEKIHLILAGGYDERVRENVEHYEELKDITEKYEINDHVTFLRSFSDKQKCNLLHNCTCILYTPSNEHFGIVPVEAMYMYCPVIAVNSGGPLESIVDNVTGFLCSPTPEAFSDAMKKFVKNPTLRTTMGKSGYARVLKNFSSEAFSDQLYHYICKLTECK; encoded by the exons ATGGGAccctctgtgctcttcatccatCCAGACCTTGGCATTGGAGGAGCCGAGAGACTTGTTGTTGATGCAGCACTTGCACTGAAATCACGTGGTTGTCAAGTACAGGTGTGGACAGCACATTATGACATCAGTCATTGCTTCTCGGAGACATTGGATTCTGGTATCCCAATACGGTGCTGTGGAGACTGGCTTCCTCGTAGTATTTTTGGAAAATGCCTGGCCTTATGTGCATACATTCGCATGATATTCCTGGCTTTCTATGTAGTCTTTCTTAGCGGAGAGCAATTTGATGTGGTGTTCTGCGACCAG GTATCTGCTTGCATTCCAGTTTTCAAACTGGCCAGAAATAGAAAacgtgttttattttattgccatTTTCCAGACCAACTTCTTACACAGAGGACATTGCTGATTAAGAAGATCTATAGAGCTCCAATTGACTGGTTGGAAGAGAGAACCACAGGCATGGCTGACTGCATTGTAGTCAATAGTCAGTTCACTtctaaaatattcaaaaaaactTTTACATCATTACCTCACATAGAACCAGATGTCTTATATCCATCGCTAAATGTGAGCAACTTTAAATACAGTGTTTCTGATGACCTATCTGAATTTGTTCCTGTAAAGAGAGATGTTGTGTTTCTTTCAATTAATAGatatgagagaaaaaaaaatcttaatcttGCTCTGGAATCCTTATCTTCTCTTCGTTCCAAACTCAATTTGCTGGAATGGGAAAAGATTCATCTCATCTTAGCTGGAGGATATGATGAAAGAGTTAGAGAGAATGTTGAGCATTATGAAGAGTTGAAAGACATTACTGAAAAGTATGAAATCAATGATCATGTTACTTTCTTAAGATCTTTTTCTGATAAGCAGAAATGTAATCTCCTTCATAATTGTACATGCATATTATACACTCCAAGTAATGAGCATTTTGGAATTGTACCAGTAGAAGCTATGTACATGTACTGTCCAGTAATAGCTGTTAATTCTGGTGGTCCTTTGGAGTCTATTGTAGATAATGTGACAGGTTTTTTGTGTTCCCCTACACCAGAAGCATTTTCTGATGCAATgaaaaaatttgttaaaaatcCTACTCTTAGAACAACCATGGGAAAATCGGGATATGCAAGAGTTCTGAAAAATTTTTCTTCTGAAGCTTTTTCAGACCAGCTCTACCATTACATATGTAAACTGACAGAGTGCAAATGA